In a single window of the Streptococcus ilei genome:
- a CDS encoding ribonuclease J codes for MSNIKLITLGGVRENGKNLYIAEVNDSIFVLDAGLKYPENEQLGVDVVIPNMDYLFENSDRIAGVFLTHGHADAIGALPYLLAEAKVPVFGSELTVELAKLFVKSNDSVKKFNDFHVIDANSEIDFGGTVVSFFQTTHSIPESLGIVIKTPEGNIVYTGDFKFDQTASESYATDFGRLAEIGREGVLALLSDSANADSKIQVASEQEVGDEILDTIGDWDGRVIVAAVASNLSRIQQVFDAAAETGRRVVLTGFDVENIVRTGIRLNKLSLANEKLLIKPKEMSRFEDHELIILETGRMGEPINGLRKMSIGRHRYVEIKDGDLVYIVTTPSIAKEAVMARVENMVYQAGGVVKQITQSLRVSGHGNARDLQLMINLLRPNYLFPIQGEYRELDAHARLAMEVGILPENIFIPKKGTIMEYDNDDFVPAGSVSAGDVLIDGNAIGDVGNVVLRDRKVLSEDGIFIVAITVNRREKRIISKAKVHTRGFIYVKKSRDILRESAEIVNQSVEEYLAQDSFDWGELKGAVRDSLAKYLFDQTKRRPAILPVIMEVR; via the coding sequence ATGAGTAACATTAAGTTGATTACTTTAGGTGGAGTCCGTGAAAACGGGAAAAACCTCTACATAGCTGAAGTAAATGACTCTATTTTTGTTTTGGATGCTGGACTCAAGTATCCAGAAAATGAGCAACTAGGGGTCGATGTTGTTATTCCCAACATGGACTACCTCTTTGAGAATAGCGATCGTATCGCAGGAGTCTTTTTAACGCACGGGCATGCGGATGCCATCGGAGCTCTTCCCTATCTTTTAGCGGAAGCTAAAGTTCCTGTATTTGGGTCGGAGTTGACCGTCGAGTTGGCCAAGCTCTTTGTCAAGAGCAATGACAGTGTCAAGAAGTTCAATGACTTCCATGTGATCGATGCCAATTCAGAAATTGATTTTGGAGGAACCGTTGTTTCCTTCTTCCAGACCACCCACTCCATTCCAGAAAGTTTAGGAATTGTCATCAAGACTCCTGAGGGAAATATCGTCTATACAGGAGACTTCAAGTTTGACCAAACAGCGAGTGAGTCTTATGCGACAGATTTTGGTCGTTTAGCAGAGATTGGTCGTGAAGGGGTGTTGGCGCTCCTGAGTGATTCTGCCAATGCAGATAGCAAGATTCAAGTTGCTAGTGAGCAAGAAGTTGGAGATGAAATCCTAGATACCATTGGGGACTGGGATGGCCGTGTCATTGTTGCTGCTGTTGCTAGTAACCTATCACGGATCCAGCAGGTCTTTGACGCAGCTGCAGAGACAGGGCGTCGGGTTGTTTTGACTGGATTTGACGTAGAAAATATCGTCCGGACAGGGATTCGTTTAAATAAGCTTTCTTTGGCCAACGAAAAATTGTTGATCAAGCCAAAAGAAATGTCTCGTTTTGAGGATCATGAATTGATTATTCTTGAAACTGGACGTATGGGTGAGCCGATCAACGGACTTCGTAAGATGTCCATTGGCCGTCACCGTTATGTCGAAATCAAGGATGGTGACTTGGTCTATATCGTAACGACTCCATCTATCGCCAAAGAAGCGGTTATGGCACGTGTAGAAAACATGGTCTACCAAGCAGGCGGAGTAGTGAAACAAATTACTCAAAGCTTGCGTGTATCAGGACATGGAAATGCGCGTGATTTACAGTTGATGATCAACCTCCTTCGTCCCAACTATCTGTTCCCAATCCAAGGGGAATACCGCGAATTGGATGCCCATGCACGGCTTGCTATGGAAGTGGGGATTTTGCCTGAAAATATCTTCATTCCGAAGAAAGGCACCATCATGGAATATGACAATGATGACTTCGTTCCTGCCGGTAGTGTCTCTGCTGGAGATGTCCTCATCGATGGGAATGCCATTGGAGATGTTGGGAATGTCGTTCTCCGTGACCGGAAAGTCCTTTCAGAAGATGGGATCTTTATTGTGGCTATTACGGTTAACCGTCGTGAGAAACGCATCATCTCGAAGGCAAAAGTTCACACCCGTGGCTTTATCTATGTGAAGAAGAGTCGCGATATCTTGCGCGAAAGTGCAGAGATTGTCAACCAAAGTGTGGAAGAATACTTAGCTCAGGACAGCTTCGACTGGGGTGAGCTCAAGGGTGCTGTTCGTGATAGTTTGGCTA
- a CDS encoding ABC transporter permease yields the protein MLISIISQGLIWAILGLGIFMTFRILDFPDMTTEGSFPLGGAVAVTLITKGVHPLLATLVAVGAGCLAGLATGLLYTKGKIPTLLSGILVMTSCNSVILFVMQRANLGLLGYSKIQDMIPIASGVNEIIIGIIFVTLVIASMLFFLDTKLGQAYIATGDNPEMAKSFGIHTSRMELMGLVVSNGIIALSGALMAQQEGYADASRGIGVIVVGLASLIIGEVLFSKLTLAERLLSIVIGSIIYQFLIWAVIAIGVNTSYIRIFSAIILAICLMIPTFKEKLLKGVKLSK from the coding sequence ATGCTTATTTCGATTATTTCACAAGGCTTGATCTGGGCTATTTTAGGGCTAGGAATCTTTATGACCTTCCGTATCTTGGATTTCCCAGATATGACCACAGAGGGCTCCTTTCCACTAGGGGGAGCAGTCGCGGTAACCTTGATCACCAAAGGGGTTCATCCTTTATTAGCCACTCTAGTGGCCGTAGGCGCGGGGTGTTTGGCTGGATTGGCTACAGGTCTACTTTATACCAAAGGGAAGATTCCGACGCTCTTATCGGGGATTTTGGTGATGACTTCCTGTAACTCAGTCATTCTCTTTGTGATGCAACGGGCCAACCTAGGCTTATTAGGATACTCAAAAATCCAAGATATGATTCCTATCGCCAGTGGCGTAAACGAGATTATCATTGGGATCATCTTTGTGACCTTAGTGATTGCCTCTATGCTCTTCTTCTTGGATACCAAATTGGGGCAGGCCTATATCGCAACAGGAGACAATCCTGAGATGGCTAAGAGCTTTGGGATCCATACCAGCCGGATGGAGTTGATGGGGCTAGTGGTTTCTAATGGGATTATTGCCTTGTCGGGTGCCTTGATGGCCCAGCAAGAAGGCTATGCAGATGCATCTCGAGGGATCGGGGTTATCGTCGTTGGCTTGGCTAGCTTGATTATCGGAGAGGTCCTTTTCTCAAAACTGACCTTAGCAGAACGTTTACTCAGTATCGTCATTGGATCGATTATTTATCAATTCTTGATTTGGGCTGTGATTGCTATTGGGGTCAATACCAGCTACATCCGTATCTTTAGTGCTATCATCTTGGCTATCTGTCTCATGATTCCAACCTTTAAAGAGAAACTGCTGAAAGGAGTCAAACTCAGCAAATGA
- a CDS encoding ABC transporter ATP-binding protein, with translation MTAIIELKNATIVVNNGLNEEKVILDNVSLEIHEHDFITILGGNGAGKSTLFNTLAGTLPLTSGQILIKGEDVTHYGPEKRAKYLSRVFQDPKMGTAPRMTVAENLLIAKFRGEKRGLVPRRLAQYKDEFKEVLSQIGNGLERHVDTAVEFLSGGQRQALSLLMATLKRPELLLLDEHTAALDPKTSQSLMELTDHFVKTDRLTALMITHHMEDALKYGNRLIVMQDGKIIQDLNQEEKAKMALSDYYRFFE, from the coding sequence ATGACCGCAATTATAGAATTAAAAAATGCCACCATAGTGGTGAATAATGGCTTGAATGAAGAAAAAGTCATTTTGGATAATGTCTCTTTGGAGATTCATGAGCATGACTTTATCACCATTCTTGGGGGCAATGGTGCTGGGAAGTCAACTCTCTTCAATACCTTGGCTGGGACCCTTCCGCTGACGAGTGGTCAAATCTTGATCAAGGGAGAGGATGTGACTCACTATGGTCCAGAAAAACGAGCAAAATACCTATCCCGTGTCTTCCAAGATCCAAAGATGGGGACAGCGCCTCGTATGACAGTGGCTGAAAATCTCCTGATTGCAAAATTCCGAGGAGAAAAGCGGGGTTTGGTTCCTCGTCGCCTTGCCCAGTACAAAGACGAATTTAAAGAGGTTTTGAGCCAGATTGGCAATGGTTTAGAGAGGCATGTCGATACGGCGGTAGAATTCTTATCTGGCGGGCAACGGCAAGCTCTGAGCCTTTTGATGGCTACCCTGAAACGACCTGAACTCTTACTCTTGGACGAACATACAGCTGCGCTCGATCCCAAGACGAGTCAATCCTTGATGGAGCTGACGGATCATTTTGTCAAAACAGATCGACTGACTGCCTTGATGATTACCCACCATATGGAGGATGCGCTCAAGTACGGAAATCGCTTGATTGTTATGCAGGATGGAAAGATTATCCAGGACTTGAATCAAGAGGAAAAGGCTAAGATGGCCTTGTCTGATTACTACCGTTTCTTTGAGTAA